The Melanotaenia boesemani isolate fMelBoe1 chromosome 12, fMelBoe1.pri, whole genome shotgun sequence genome contains the following window.
ATTATAAATTTAGGTGTAAAGAACTAAAAACCTATTAGGTTAAGTTCATGGACTccatataaaagatggacatggCCACACAACATAACTGGTGGCACCACCTATTTTGAGGACTTTGATGAGTTTGTCATTCTGATTCTCATCATCTTGGTTCTTAAAAACAGACTCATTAAATACTGACTCTCACTTAAACCTTTATTTCCGTATGTATCTTATATGATAcaaacagtttctgagaccttttgcatcattttatggtaaaaactttgctcaaaaccctgctgtacataatcagatttttgtcttgtgccccctggtggatccaataataatacaatgatgcactacaataattttgacatatcacatggAAAAAGGgcgatttttattttattttatttatttatttatttattgcattttgttaaagggcaaaataaagacttcagattaaaaaatgtgacttttccttttttcttggATCACGCTTTAAAGACACACAGCACCCTTTTAATTTCACTTTCAGATGCACAGGGAGAttagtttcctttttgttttcagtttcccTCCACGTTAGCTTAGTTTAGGCACCTGAAATATGTGGATTGCTTCAGACTTTAAAATCTAATTTCTTATGCTTTGGAAAACATCTTAGTTGTAAAGTCAGCTGTGGCgtagtacatttattttttcatgattaCAGGCAGCTGATCTAATTCCcttcattaatttgagtcattcTGGATGCCAAGAGTTCACAGTTCACATCAATAAGATCCAAACCATAAACTGGTCTAGAAAACCTTAAATCCAGTTGCAAATTAAGGAAAAAGTGGGGTCATTTTCTTAAAGACTTGTCCTCTGTTGCAGGCTCAAAGGACATttgcatttattattaattattttcttctatAATATATACTATAATTAAACGTGGGATAAATTAGACATTATTTACTGTCAGGACAAAAAACTCCTATGATGTCCTTTAATCATTCTTGTCTCTGACAAGTCTCCTTCATGGCTGTCAGTCATTAAGTTAGAGGAATATTCTTTTAATGTAGGTGACGCCTTGAGGGAACTTCTTTGTTTAAAGTatggaaataaacaaatgagaaaaaaatattaaaagaaaaaatggaaggGGTCATGAATAATTGGAAGCAAATAATACTGAAGATGACTAAAtcaattttaatatttaatgctgTATTTTGCAGGTGCTGATGTTTCAGGGGGAACGTACTTCGCGTTCAGTGTTGCTTCAACCCTCTTTGCTTCAGTTTATCTGAACACCATGACCAGTCTGCTCTGCACCTATTATACCACCTAatgcaacacacaaacatgtgttaaataaaactgaaaaattctCTTAACCCCACCCTTGTCTTTCATTAAAGGACAGGCTTTGTCACAATTCAACAGCAGAAATAAGTTATGGTAACAAGTTTCtacagatttttatattttgctgaaTAATTTATTGTGGTGCCTTTTATTTATAGATGATAGTTGACCAGTTTATATTtgtatcttctttttcttctattaGATGCGTGTCAGCTCTAAGGTGATTATAAACTGAAGAGCAATGCAAAATTATTTGTCAAtaaattattctaaattctttttaatttgagttTTGATTTTTACTTGTCTGTCcagcataaaataaatttagaaaaaggaaaatgtggtATGTATGCAAAGTGAATAAAATATAGCTACACAACATACATAAACCTTTAGTTATTAAATGATATCAGACATATTGTGGTACTGAGCTATATGTGATGGCAGAGATTCTTGGTTTATTCCGAGTAAACCTTAACTTTTGTTTCAGGGTTAAATTGACAAGATAGACAAGATTGTTATTGTATCACTGTGTATTCAAAATCCAATATTAAGTATACAAATTGATCACCAAAATGTTAATGAGCACAATACAAGAAACTGTCCCAGGACACCTTATTGTTTTAATCCTAATGACAGACTCTGgtaccatttatttttttttttttacataaattgcATTCATGTTTTGAAATCTGGAGGGGATCATAAATAATCTCTGAATCACTCAGGCAGCTGTAAACACCCCATCATGAATCACTGCAATCTAATGTTTGATACATCTGTCTGATCAGTTTGATCCCCCACAGGtacaacttttaaaatttaGGTAGTTTTGGCTCCAGCTACTTCCATATGTATTATATTACCATTTTGCTAAATGATTTTTCCCAATTTACATTCCCAGTGTGTAGGGGTACATGTTCTTGGCTCCATTTTCCAGCATATATTACCAGTCATTCAATTTAAATGGGGAACTGTGTCCAAACATATGCAtaatggtaaaaaataaataaataacaatcacaaaaacaaaatagggATCATTAGAAAACACATTGGAtccaatattttcctttttggaCCATACAGAACAGAAAGCAGCATAAGcactaaaacacagaaaactctaaaaactaatttttGTTCACGTGCAACGTGAGAATaataatttcagaggtttaccTGTGCTATAATTAGCATTTTATCATGTCCTGCCAGTAGATGGGGGCAGTCAGAGTCCCTTAAAGTTTTTGGACCATCCCGGATAGTAAAAAAGAAGCTTCCCATTGGTCTGTTGGTGAGTGAGGTGTCGTATTTCCCATGCAGCTTTGAACGCAGCACACTTTTCCTCGGGAAAAGTTTAATTAGAAAGGTGAAAAGGTAATAAAAGACAAGAATTCTGAGCTTTTCCACAGTCAAAGTTTGGAACATCGACAATTTAGTATTATTATGCAAATGAAATGTTAtaagaaagttttattttacctttaaaaactTTGAGGAGCTCGGTAAGTTCCGCGGTGGGTTTAACTGCTTTGTTTTTCGAACAAttagtcacaaaaaaaaaacagaaaatgtcgcAGCctgaacagaaagaaacagcAGAGAAACCAGAACTAaactcagaaccagaacaaaaaACCGTGTCGGTGAATCCCAGAGCGGTTTGTAACGTGTGTAAACGCTTGTACCGCGACCCCAAAATCCTCCCCTGCCTGCACACTTTCTGCTCAGACTGTATCGGTCAGCTGGAGCCCTTCTGCGGTTCTCCACGTAGCTGCCGCCTTGACGGCGACGGCAAGAGCGGTGAGGCGGCGGATGCGAACCGAGCCGCCATCGCGGTACTTTGTCCGGACTGCGACTCCGAGGTGGACATCCCTCAGTCCGGACCGGCAGGGCTGAGTACCGACCACCTGGCCCTTGACGAAGTTTTCCTGGAGACTCTGGTCACAGACGGCTCGCTGGGATGCGACCTGTGCGGCGAGGGAGATGCGGAAAGCCGGTGCGAGGTGTGCTGCGTCAACCTGTGTGAGTTCTGCTGCCAAGCGCACAGGTATTTCTTTTGATATGAAGAAATTGAAGGATGTGTTATCATTGCGTTAtcagtatgtttgttttcttcttctattttcCATTACATAGCTTTGCTCTTTAATTTGTAAAGTTAATTATCATCATCTTCAAGTAAATTACTTCCTGTTAACCCAATCCAACACAACACCTCTATTACAATGCTGATCAAATGTCTTGATTCACTCCTTATATCTTTGTCATTTGATTACAAGGAGCAAGACTTTATTGTGAACTTTTAAACTGGTCTTCATTTGTATTTCACTAGATTTTTATCAGAAAAACACAGTTGTTTTAACTTTTGAAGTTGCATCAATGACAATGCCAAAGATAAAATTGTTTTGACAGAAATTGAAAAGCACTGATGCatcaacaaggtgattcccaaaaaGTTATTAACCATCataaaacttcatttaaaacatttaaaacttctgatgtgtttagttttttcttttgcgGCTAGCAGCAGGTGACTCATTTTCTCAACTAATTTTTAAGGACACCTTTAATTGAATAGGTTTTCTATGCTGCTTGCAGGCGGCAGAAGCGAACAGCGTCTCACTCAGTTCAGGCTCTGGAGGACCTGAAGGCTCGCGGTCGTCTCTGCCGTCCCGTCCTCTGCCCCCTCCACCCCGGCCAGGAGCTCAGGCTCTTCTGTCAGCCATGCGACCTCCCTGTGTGTTTGGAATGCGCTGCCACATTGCACCGTGACCACTACTGCTGTCCCACACACGATGTCATTGATCGTCATGGTGACCGCATCCGAGAGCTGGTCAACGCATGTCTGCGACCTCGCTTGGAGCGGCTGGAGGAGTTGCTGCAGAAGGTCTTCAGaaacctgcatttgtttccatgttttgacaaatatctacatttctGTCCTTTGGTTCTCCATCTCCACAATGCAAAAACTTTTAGCCATGTCCagcttgacttttttttttttaaactaaattcttCTGCCTTCTCTCCTACAGGTGGAAACTTCTCAAGAGACTTTGCAGGTACGAGTGGACACAACAGCCAATGAGATCAGGGTGTTTGCAAGAGGCTATGCCAGCGCTGTGGAGGCCCACTGTCTTTCTCTGCTCCGTCGCCTGGAGGAGCTGCGGGTCCAACGCAGGTATAATCAGGTGTTCTAGTTTTGTTTGCAACCCATTGCAAATGCttctctactttttttttttttttttttaattttccaactttttaacttttagtcAGACTGTTTAGGTTGCTGCTGGTATCTTGAATTGTGCCATGCCTGCACACAGAACAGTTTGTTTACCATGTTTAGCCACGTTTAATTAacagctttgctttgttttgtttgcgaAGTTGTCATAGCAACCCAACTAATAGGGAAAATGGACCAACATCATTACACACAGAGCTGTGGAATTGATCAGCCATTTTGGGGAAATCGGCAGTCTGTTTATAGCAGTTAAACAGTGACCACAGtctgtttatttgctgtttttattcacaatttCTGAccattatttaatattttcatcttttcccTGAGTTGTGTTctgggctgcagcagcagctctagCCATCAGCATTCAAAGGAAATTATCCAACAGATTTTCATTCTGTTTCCCGGCTTAAAGTCACTTCAGTGATAAACACATCTCAGAAAACTGTATTTCTGCAGAAACTTCCCCAGGTGATGTGGTTTTGGCTGATCATGGTTTGGATGTAAAGGGCAGTTTGAACTTTATGTGAAAGAAAGCTGCGTTTACAAAGATGGATGGGCGGATGAGTGAGCAGGTGAGGTGGGACACCTGAGAACCTAGAGTTATTGACTGCAGGATTTGACATTAAACCGTATTGATCTGGATGACACCCCATGTGAAAATGAGAACATCACTTTCCTCGGTGAGATTGTGACAGTTTGGTAGTGTCTGGTAGACATTCAGTCAAACATTCGTGACTGTTGGACTGTTTAGAGCTGTCAGAGTGAAAACTAAAATTCTTTAGTATATTTGATTTTTCTTGtaataaacagactttttaaatatattttttgcttGCTTTCATATTATTACTGCTTCTTTTGCTTAAACTAGAcctattaaattatatttaaattaaaaaaatgaaatagatGATTTTAATTGGTTATTGGTTATAGAATAATCAGTTAAATCTGGTTAGGTATTATAAATGTGTCAGTATGTTTTCATGTGCCCTAAACCACATGACTGAGTCACAAGCAGATTATGAAACACACTTGTTTTCAACACACACTTTGTTTTCAGGAACCACCTCCACCTGCAGAGGGCGCAGCTGCAGCAGGCCCTGCTGGACGTCCGAGGCAGTGTGGAGTTTGCAGAGCGTCTGCTGAGCTGCGGGTCTGAGGCTGAAATCCTCAGCACCAAAGGGGTGACCCTGAGAAGACTCACCAGCCTGGTAGAGAGCAGTTATGACCCCCACCCAGCAACAGTTGCCCCAGACGATGGTAGCAGTATTTGTTTTTTGCCAAGGGAACCCGCAGGACAGGTGGAGGGTTACCCTGTGGTTGGGGTGGTCAACTCTAAGGTGGTGGACGTCAGCAGGTGCACCATAGAGGGAGAAGGTAAACAGATAACGGAAAaatgttctgtcttttttttctgctacatTAACTCGCTCCAAGGTTTTCATTTACAGTCTCTCACAAAAGTtggtacacccctcacatttctgcaaatattaTAA
Protein-coding sequences here:
- the trim45 gene encoding tripartite motif-containing protein 45, whose product is MSQPEQKETAEKPELNSEPEQKTVSVNPRAVCNVCKRLYRDPKILPCLHTFCSDCIGQLEPFCGSPRSCRLDGDGKSGEAADANRAAIAVLCPDCDSEVDIPQSGPAGLSTDHLALDEVFLETLVTDGSLGCDLCGEGDAESRCEVCCVNLCEFCCQAHRRQKRTASHSVQALEDLKARGRLCRPVLCPLHPGQELRLFCQPCDLPVCLECAATLHRDHYCCPTHDVIDRHGDRIRELVNACLRPRLERLEELLQKVETSQETLQVRVDTTANEIRVFARGYASAVEAHCLSLLRRLEELRVQRRNHLHLQRAQLQQALLDVRGSVEFAERLLSCGSEAEILSTKGVTLRRLTSLVESSYDPHPATVAPDDGSSICFLPREPAGQVEGYPVVGVVNSKVVDVSRCTIEGEGLHQGQEGQRSHFTLVCRDSAGEQMARGGEHVLVSIVHKEKKSCKVETTVDDNTDGTYRVSYTPEEPGAYSVWVCVKAQHVKGSPFILDVQRKFRHHSGKFHCCSFCSSGGAKEARCGCPGTMPGGFKGCGHGHKGHPRKPHWSCCGSTVEKSECLPTSVLAAVSPRSHLRTVEL